The proteins below come from a single Bacteroidota bacterium genomic window:
- a CDS encoding gliding motility-associated C-terminal domain-containing protein, translated as MYLAKFRFLVLLLILVLLLPDTLYSQNYGQWVWMKGSDLPNPPSIYGVQGVASPANNPPGLSGVYKWADTTRGKFWIFGGVDYLNRMYSDLWCFDLATLNWTWVKGPGIPDQLSVFGTQGQPSPVNNPSARTAGMSWIDQNGDLYLFGGYGYYATGYGQLGDLWKFNVTSNEWTWLKGSLTSNYLGNYGTINVSSPSNEPPSTCCAVTWVSNSNELYMFGGIGGLKNTVWKYTPATNEWIWLHGTSAINSVPPVYGTKNVASPANTPGGRWNNISWTDKQGNFWLFGGSDYWNFATRDMWMYNPAANMWTWMAGDQVQDSLVNVDLKCITDTITPSTRAESNGCWVDACGNFWLYGGFYFDIYPLNDMWMFNPNTQKFTYTGGYTINQLGNYGNIQQASPSNYPHGMSGGGGMRDKQGRLWMFMGIHSFTNPLYFNSVWVYTPDPYCTGGYAVNAGEDQSLCLPVTQVELTASTTLSGMWSQLSGPVGVTINSPGDLNTTASGFSTPGTYTFLWTSFDQTCEGVYDTVRIIIADGLAEIILPNVFTPNGDGTNDYYDQGDIVTEEFEMRIFDRWGRLLFTSINPEVNWDGKFDGNECNEGVYFATLRVTNCKQEKQEYRTFFHLER; from the coding sequence ATGTATCTGGCAAAATTTCGTTTTCTGGTATTGCTTCTTATTCTTGTTTTGCTTTTGCCCGATACCCTGTATTCGCAAAATTACGGGCAATGGGTATGGATGAAGGGAAGTGACTTACCTAATCCGCCATCCATTTATGGTGTGCAGGGCGTGGCATCGCCGGCAAACAATCCTCCGGGATTGTCTGGTGTTTATAAATGGGCAGATACTACCCGGGGCAAATTTTGGATTTTTGGTGGCGTAGATTACCTCAACCGAATGTATTCTGATTTATGGTGCTTCGACTTAGCTACCCTGAACTGGACATGGGTAAAAGGGCCGGGAATTCCCGATCAGTTATCAGTGTTTGGTACACAAGGACAGCCATCACCCGTTAATAATCCTTCAGCAAGAACTGCGGGTATGAGTTGGATAGATCAGAATGGTGATTTGTATTTATTTGGTGGTTATGGATATTACGCAACCGGATACGGACAATTGGGTGATTTGTGGAAATTCAATGTGACTTCAAACGAATGGACATGGCTTAAAGGATCGCTCACGAGTAATTATCTTGGCAATTATGGCACTATCAATGTTTCATCGCCCTCTAATGAACCTCCAAGTACTTGTTGTGCAGTAACCTGGGTGTCAAACTCCAACGAGTTATACATGTTTGGAGGAATTGGAGGTCTCAAAAATACAGTGTGGAAATATACACCCGCCACCAACGAATGGATATGGCTGCATGGAACCAGTGCGATAAATTCTGTTCCTCCGGTGTATGGTACAAAGAATGTGGCTTCTCCGGCAAACACACCCGGAGGCAGATGGAATAATATTTCCTGGACAGATAAACAGGGAAACTTCTGGCTTTTTGGAGGTAGCGATTATTGGAATTTTGCTACTAGAGACATGTGGATGTATAATCCTGCTGCCAATATGTGGACCTGGATGGCTGGTGATCAGGTTCAAGATTCGCTGGTAAATGTGGACCTCAAATGTATTACAGATACAATTACTCCATCCACAAGGGCTGAAAGCAATGGCTGTTGGGTGGATGCATGTGGAAATTTTTGGCTCTACGGAGGATTTTACTTTGACATTTACCCGCTTAATGATATGTGGATGTTTAATCCCAACACACAAAAATTCACATACACCGGGGGATATACCATTAACCAGCTGGGAAATTACGGTAACATTCAGCAAGCCTCACCATCAAATTACCCGCACGGAATGTCGGGTGGTGGAGGTATGCGCGACAAGCAAGGTAGGTTGTGGATGTTTATGGGGATACATTCTTTCACGAATCCGCTATATTTTAATTCTGTATGGGTTTACACACCTGATCCATACTGTACAGGAGGGTATGCGGTAAATGCAGGTGAAGATCAGAGTTTATGTTTGCCCGTTACTCAGGTGGAATTAACTGCCAGTACCACACTCTCAGGTATGTGGTCGCAACTTTCAGGGCCGGTTGGTGTGACGATTAATTCGCCCGGTGATTTGAATACAACTGCCTCCGGATTTTCAACCCCGGGCACATATACTTTTCTTTGGACATCTTTTGACCAGACTTGCGAAGGTGTATATGACACGGTAAGAATAATCATTGCCGATGGCCTTGCGGAGATTATTTTACCCAACGTGTTTACACCCAATGGCGATGGCACAAATGATTATTATGATCAGGGCGATATTGTCACTGAAGAATTTGAAATGCGAATATTTGACAGGTGGGGAAGGTTGTTATTTACTTCAATAAATCCCGAAGTAAACTGGGATGGAAAGTTTGATGGGAACGAATGCAATGAAGGAGTCTATTTTGCTACGCTTCGCGTAACCAACTGTAAGCAGGAAAAACAGGAATACCGTACATTTTTCCATCTTGAAAGATAA
- the fabF gene encoding beta-ketoacyl-ACP synthase II codes for MKRVVITGIGALTPLGNSAEAFRQNLFAGKSGAVPITHFDASKFKTQFACELKEFNPEKLLERSGLRRMDPVTWYALAAADEALAHAGILAEGAVNKDRVGIIWASGNGGFYTIQEQVSEFARGDGTPRFNPFFIPKVLIDITSGQLAMRYGFRGINYTAVSACASGNSAIMDAFNYVRWGKADIILAGGSEAPICEAGVGGFNAMKAMSTRNDDPATASRPYDKDRDGFVMGEGAAALVLESLDHALARGANILAEIVGAGMSADAYHLTSVHPEGAGAKLAMHMALDDAGITPDVIDYINTHGTSTPNGDVAELKAVADVFGTHIRRMNISSTKSMTGHLLGAAGAVEALASIFAIQDNRIPPTINLFNPDPEIPEGFNLTPHVAVEREVNYAMSNTFGFGGHNAISIFKKWKP; via the coding sequence ATGAAACGAGTTGTAATTACCGGTATCGGTGCCCTTACTCCGCTTGGCAATTCGGCCGAAGCGTTTCGTCAAAATCTCTTTGCCGGAAAAAGCGGCGCTGTGCCCATCACGCATTTTGATGCCTCGAAATTCAAAACGCAGTTTGCCTGCGAACTCAAAGAGTTCAATCCCGAAAAGCTGCTTGAACGTTCGGGTTTGCGCCGAATGGATCCTGTAACCTGGTATGCACTTGCGGCTGCCGATGAGGCGCTTGCACACGCAGGCATACTGGCCGAAGGTGCTGTAAACAAAGACCGCGTGGGCATCATCTGGGCAAGCGGCAATGGCGGTTTTTACACCATTCAGGAACAGGTGTCGGAATTTGCCCGTGGCGACGGCACGCCGCGTTTCAATCCGTTTTTTATTCCGAAAGTATTGATTGACATTACTTCCGGGCAGCTGGCCATGCGCTATGGTTTTCGCGGCATCAATTATACCGCAGTTTCTGCCTGCGCGTCGGGTAATTCGGCCATAATGGATGCGTTTAACTATGTGCGGTGGGGCAAGGCCGATATTATTCTGGCCGGCGGTTCGGAAGCACCCATTTGCGAAGCCGGTGTGGGCGGCTTTAATGCCATGAAAGCCATGAGCACACGCAACGATGATCCGGCTACTGCTTCGCGGCCTTACGACAAAGACCGCGACGGTTTTGTAATGGGCGAGGGCGCAGCCGCACTCGTGCTCGAATCGCTTGATCATGCGCTGGCGCGCGGTGCAAACATCCTCGCCGAAATTGTTGGCGCAGGCATGTCGGCCGATGCGTATCACCTTACCTCAGTGCATCCCGAAGGGGCCGGTGCCAAGCTGGCCATGCACATGGCCCTTGATGATGCCGGCATTACGCCCGATGTCATCGACTACATCAACACACACGGCACATCAACACCAAACGGTGATGTGGCCGAGCTTAAAGCCGTGGCCGATGTGTTCGGCACTCATATCCGCCGCATGAACATCAGCTCCACCAAATCAATGACCGGCCACTTGCTTGGCGCGGCCGGAGCAGTGGAGGCACTGGCTTCCATCTTTGCCATACAGGACAACCGCATTCCGCCCACCATCAATCTTTTCAATCCCGATCCCGAAATTCCCGAAGGCTTCAACCTTACACCGCATGTGGCGGTTGAACGTGAAGTGAATTATGCAATGAGCAATACATTTGGTTTTGGCGGGCACAATGCCATTTCCATTTTCAAAAAATGGAAGCCATGA
- a CDS encoding DUF4199 domain-containing protein: MRLKAYHISSLFGGILTLAALMLNAALKPTGAFGTILYYLPMLLLIASIYAAVKIKRREEDDFISFKTALQTGFGAAIIVTLFFAVGWFYGINNESMGAQLLKLKEAGKSNKEIIDLFRTITPSNITNRVLMFVIMQLLMGFFITMGTALILKKEKRTL, from the coding sequence ATGCGTTTGAAAGCCTATCATATTTCAAGCCTCTTTGGCGGCATCCTTACCCTTGCCGCATTGATGCTGAACGCCGCGCTTAAACCAACCGGCGCATTCGGCACGATCCTCTACTATCTTCCTATGCTTTTACTGATTGCGTCTATTTACGCCGCAGTAAAAATTAAAAGACGTGAAGAGGACGATTTCATTTCTTTCAAAACTGCTCTTCAAACCGGTTTCGGCGCCGCAATAATCGTTACGCTGTTCTTTGCAGTGGGCTGGTTCTACGGTATTAACAACGAAAGCATGGGAGCGCAGTTACTCAAACTGAAAGAAGCCGGAAAATCCAATAAAGAGATTATTGATTTATTTCGGACCATTACGCCCTCCAATATCACAAACAGGGTATTGATGTTCGTCATCATGCAACTGCTGATGGGCTTCTTTATCACGATGGGAACTGCTTTGATTCTCAAAAAAGAAAAGCGCACATTGTAA
- a CDS encoding TetR/AcrR family transcriptional regulator, translated as MIRTQGCNAFSYYDLAEALKLRPAAIHYHFPHKDDLLTAVAVSAGENFRHSVAEIEQQYASPEAQLQAFIRRIYKQPAGEGKLCIVLALGSDYYSLPPVCSDALRKTTSVILEWLAAVLEAGRAQKKFSFHGSSRNRAQLMLAALSASLPLSRLYGKRIFTEIQQQLLNDIMVQPPARRRTVSPKK; from the coding sequence TTGATTCGCACACAGGGTTGTAATGCATTCAGCTATTACGACCTGGCAGAGGCTTTGAAGCTGAGGCCGGCAGCTATTCACTATCATTTTCCGCATAAAGACGATTTGCTTACTGCCGTGGCTGTTTCGGCTGGTGAAAATTTCAGGCATTCGGTAGCCGAAATTGAACAACAGTATGCTTCACCGGAAGCGCAGTTGCAGGCGTTTATCAGGCGAATTTACAAGCAGCCTGCCGGCGAAGGCAAGCTCTGTATTGTTCTTGCGCTTGGCAGCGATTATTATTCACTTCCGCCGGTGTGCAGCGATGCGCTTCGTAAAACCACTTCGGTTATTCTCGAATGGCTTGCGGCAGTGCTTGAGGCCGGGAGAGCGCAGAAAAAATTCAGTTTTCACGGCTCGTCACGAAATCGCGCGCAGCTTATGCTGGCGGCGCTCAGTGCTTCACTTCCGTTAAGCCGCCTCTACGGCAAACGAATTTTTACCGAAATTCAGCAGCAATTGCTCAACGATATTATGGTTCAACCTCCGGCCAGGCGCCGGACTGTATCGCCCAAAAAATGA
- a CDS encoding peptidoglycan synthetase has product MRIHLIAIGGSAMHNMALALHEKGYHVTGSDDEIREPSRSRLLAKGLLPAYEGWNPDVITAELDAVILGMHARADNPELLRAQELGLTIYSYPDYLYEQSRDKTRIVIGGSHGKTSVTAMVLHVFKHCGIDTDFMVGAQLDGFDTMVRMTRDAKFIVLEGDEYLASPVDRRPKFHLYHPHIALLSGIAWDHINVFPTFDNYVDQFRIFIDKIEEGGTLIYCGNDEVLKETAEHTPGHNLNKQEYGIPAHEIVNGTTTLLREDGRRVPLLVFGDHNLMNMEGARLICEKAGITNQQFDAAIQSFKGAARRLELVRKSESFNCYKDFAHSPSKLKATTAAVRKQFPQRTLVACMELHTFSSLTAEFLAEYNGAMNTADVAYVYFNPHTIAHKKLPPITEAQVKQAFARDDIKVSTDSAALVAELKQHSWNNSVLLLMTSGNFDGVNFDELAAAVDPVK; this is encoded by the coding sequence ATGCGCATTCACCTCATTGCCATTGGCGGCAGTGCCATGCACAACATGGCGCTTGCCCTTCACGAAAAAGGCTATCACGTAACCGGCTCCGACGACGAAATACGCGAACCGTCGCGCAGCCGTTTGTTGGCTAAAGGCTTGCTGCCTGCATACGAAGGCTGGAATCCTGATGTAATTACTGCTGAACTGGATGCCGTAATTCTGGGCATGCACGCCCGTGCCGATAATCCCGAACTGCTGCGCGCGCAGGAACTCGGTCTTACCATTTATTCCTATCCGGATTATCTCTACGAACAAAGCCGCGATAAAACGCGTATTGTAATTGGCGGCAGCCACGGCAAAACGTCTGTCACGGCTATGGTGCTGCATGTGTTTAAACACTGTGGCATCGACACCGATTTCATGGTGGGCGCACAGCTCGATGGTTTTGATACAATGGTGCGCATGACGCGTGATGCAAAATTTATCGTGCTGGAGGGCGATGAATACCTTGCCTCGCCGGTTGACCGCCGTCCGAAATTTCATCTCTATCATCCGCACATTGCACTGCTCAGCGGCATTGCGTGGGATCATATAAACGTATTTCCCACGTTCGATAATTATGTGGATCAATTCCGCATCTTCATTGATAAAATTGAAGAGGGCGGTACATTGATTTATTGCGGTAATGATGAGGTGCTGAAAGAAACGGCGGAGCATACGCCCGGGCACAATCTCAATAAACAGGAATACGGCATTCCCGCACACGAAATTGTAAACGGTACCACCACGCTGCTGCGCGAAGATGGCCGTCGGGTGCCGCTGCTGGTGTTTGGCGATCACAACCTGATGAACATGGAAGGTGCGCGCCTGATTTGTGAGAAAGCAGGCATCACCAATCAGCAGTTTGATGCCGCCATACAATCGTTTAAAGGAGCCGCACGCAGACTTGAACTGGTGCGCAAATCAGAATCATTTAATTGTTACAAGGATTTTGCGCACTCGCCTTCAAAGCTTAAGGCCACTACCGCTGCAGTGCGTAAACAATTTCCACAGCGCACGCTGGTAGCCTGCATGGAGTTGCACACCTTCAGCAGCCTCACCGCCGAATTTCTTGCCGAGTATAATGGTGCAATGAACACTGCCGATGTGGCTTATGTGTATTTCAATCCGCACACCATTGCGCACAAAAAGCTTCCGCCAATCACTGAGGCGCAGGTAAAACAGGCTTTTGCAAGAGATGATATTAAAGTATCTACTGATTCGGCGGCACTGGTGGCTGAACTAAAGCAGCACAGCTGGAATAACAGTGTGCTGCTGCTTATGACTTCCGGGAATTTTGATGGCGTAAATTTTGATGAGCTTGCGGCAGCAGTTGATCCGGTGAAATAA
- a CDS encoding MBL fold metallo-hydrolase, which produces MKLHTINTGFFKLDGGAMHGVVPKSLWSAQNPADENNLCSWAMRCLLVEDGNRLVLIDNGIGDKQDAKFFGHYFLHGDASLEKSLHAAGFSFDDVTDVFLTHLHFDHCGGSIRYNGDRSKLTTTFRNATYWSNEGHWKWATQPNAREKASFLKENILPIEESGQLKFFKEGDELLPGFTAWFTNGHTGDMMIPHIRYKGKTVAFMADLLPSVAHVPLPWIMAYDTQPLLTLKEKETFLPKAAAEEYILFFEHDAANECCTVVATEKGIRVKETFPLSAING; this is translated from the coding sequence ATGAAACTACATACCATAAATACCGGTTTTTTTAAGCTTGACGGCGGCGCCATGCACGGCGTGGTCCCCAAAAGTCTTTGGAGTGCACAAAATCCGGCCGATGAAAACAACCTGTGTTCATGGGCCATGCGCTGCCTGCTGGTGGAAGACGGCAACAGGCTCGTACTCATCGACAACGGCATTGGTGATAAGCAGGATGCGAAATTTTTCGGCCACTATTTTTTGCACGGCGATGCCAGCCTCGAAAAATCGCTTCATGCCGCAGGTTTCAGCTTTGATGATGTGACCGATGTGTTTCTCACACACCTGCATTTCGATCATTGCGGAGGCAGTATCCGCTACAACGGCGACCGCTCCAAACTCACCACCACTTTCCGCAACGCCACTTACTGGAGCAATGAAGGGCACTGGAAATGGGCCACACAACCCAATGCCCGCGAGAAAGCCAGTTTTCTGAAAGAAAACATCCTGCCCATTGAAGAAAGTGGTCAGCTCAAATTTTTCAAAGAAGGCGATGAACTTTTGCCCGGCTTTACCGCCTGGTTTACCAACGGCCACACCGGCGATATGATGATTCCGCACATCCGCTACAAAGGAAAAACCGTTGCTTTTATGGCTGATCTGCTTCCCTCCGTGGCACACGTGCCGCTGCCGTGGATTATGGCTTATGATACACAGCCGCTGCTTACATTGAAGGAAAAGGAAACATTCCTTCCAAAAGCCGCCGCCGAAGAATACATTCTCTTTTTCGAACACGATGCCGCAAATGAATGCTGCACGGTGGTGGCTACCGAAAAAGGAATTCGTGTAAAAGAAACATTTCCGTTATCAGCCATCAACGGCTGA